In one Gracilinanus agilis isolate LMUSP501 chromosome 6, AgileGrace, whole genome shotgun sequence genomic region, the following are encoded:
- the DPF2 gene encoding zinc finger protein ubi-d4 isoform X1, which yields MAAVVENVVKLLGEQYYRDAMEQCHNYNARLCAERSVRLPFLDSQTGVAQSNCYIWMEKRHRGPGLASGQLYSYPARRWRKKRRAHPPEDPRLTFPSIKPDTDQTLKKEGLISQDGSSLEALLRTDPLEKRGAPNPQADDESLGEFPVTNSRARKRILEPEDFLDDLDDEDYEEDTPKRRGKGKAKGKGVSSARKKLDASILEDRDKPYACDNSFKQKHTSKAPQRVCGKRYKNRPGLSYHYAHSHLAEEEGEDKEDSQPPTPVSQRSEEQKSKKGPDGLALPNNYCDFCLGDSKINKKTGQPEELVSCSDCGRSGHPSCLQFTPVMMAAVKTYRWQCIECKCCNICGTSENDDQLLFCDDCDRGYHMYCLTPSMSEPPEGSWSCHLCLDLLKEKASIYQNQHSS from the exons CCTAGGGGAGCAGTACTACAGGGACGCCATGGAGCAGTGCCACAATTACAATGCTCGCCTGTGTGCAGAACGAAGTGTGCGCCTGCCCTTCCTGGACTCCCAGACTGGAGTGGCCCAGAGCAACTGTTACATCTGGATGGAAAAGCGGCACCGGGGGCCAG GGTTGGCCTCAGGGCAGTTGTACTCCTATCCTGCCCGGCGTTGGCGGAAAAAACGCCGAGCCCACCCTCCTGAAGATCCCCGCCTGACCTTTCCATCCATCAAGCCAG ATACAGATCAGACCCTGAAGAAGGAAGGACTGATCTCTCAGGATGGAAGCAGCTTGGAGGCCCTACTGCGCACTGACCCCCTTGAGAAGCGAGGGGCCCCCAATCCCCAAGCAGATGATGAGAGCTTGGGAGAATTCCCTGTTACCAACAGCCGAGCAAGGAAG CGGATCCTGGAGCCAGAGGACTTCCTGGACGATCTAGATGATGAGGACTATGAGGAAGATACCCCCAAGCGCCGGGGCAAAGGCAAAGCCAAG GGCAAAGGGGTGAGCAGCGCCCGGAAGAAGCTGGACGCTTCTATCCTGGAGGACCGAGACAAACCCTATGCGTGTGACA aTAGTTTCAAACAAAAGCATACCTCGAAAGCGCCCCAGAGAG TCTGTGGGAAGCGTTACAAGAACCGGCCGGGCCTCAGTTACCACTACGCTCACTCTCACCTGGCTGAGGAGGAGGGCGAAGACAAGGAGGACTCTCAGCCTCCCACCCCTGTGTCCCAGAGGTCTGAGGAGCAGAAAT CCAAAAAGGGTCCTGACGGACTGGCCCTCCCCAATAACTACTGTGACTTCTGCCTGGGTGACTCCAAGATCAACAAGAAGACGGGACAGCCTGAGGAGCTGGTATCCTGCTCAGACTGTGGCCGCTCAG GGCACCCATCCTGCCTCCAGTTCACCCCTGTCATGATGGCTGCTGTGAAGACCTACCGCTGGCAGTGTATCGAGTGTAAATGCTGTAACATCTGCGGCACCTCAGAGAACGAC GACCAGCTGCTCTTCTGTGACGATTGTGACCGTGGCTACCATATGTACTGTCTCACCCCCTCAATGTCGGAGCCACCTGAAG GGAGCTGGAGTTGCCATTTGTGTCTGGACCTGCTGAAGGAGAAGGCTTCCATCTACCAGAACCAGCACTCTTCTTGA
- the DPF2 gene encoding zinc finger protein ubi-d4 isoform X2 — protein MAAVVENVVKLLGEQYYRDAMEQCHNYNARLCAERSVRLPFLDSQTGVAQSNCYIWMEKRHRGPGLASGQLYSYPARRWRKKRRAHPPEDPRLTFPSIKPDTDQTLKKEGLISQDGSSLEALLRTDPLEKRGAPNPQADDESLGEFPVTNSRARKRILEPEDFLDDLDDEDYEEDTPKRRGKGKAKGKGVSSARKKLDASILEDRDKPYACDICGKRYKNRPGLSYHYAHSHLAEEEGEDKEDSQPPTPVSQRSEEQKSKKGPDGLALPNNYCDFCLGDSKINKKTGQPEELVSCSDCGRSGHPSCLQFTPVMMAAVKTYRWQCIECKCCNICGTSENDDQLLFCDDCDRGYHMYCLTPSMSEPPEGSWSCHLCLDLLKEKASIYQNQHSS, from the exons CCTAGGGGAGCAGTACTACAGGGACGCCATGGAGCAGTGCCACAATTACAATGCTCGCCTGTGTGCAGAACGAAGTGTGCGCCTGCCCTTCCTGGACTCCCAGACTGGAGTGGCCCAGAGCAACTGTTACATCTGGATGGAAAAGCGGCACCGGGGGCCAG GGTTGGCCTCAGGGCAGTTGTACTCCTATCCTGCCCGGCGTTGGCGGAAAAAACGCCGAGCCCACCCTCCTGAAGATCCCCGCCTGACCTTTCCATCCATCAAGCCAG ATACAGATCAGACCCTGAAGAAGGAAGGACTGATCTCTCAGGATGGAAGCAGCTTGGAGGCCCTACTGCGCACTGACCCCCTTGAGAAGCGAGGGGCCCCCAATCCCCAAGCAGATGATGAGAGCTTGGGAGAATTCCCTGTTACCAACAGCCGAGCAAGGAAG CGGATCCTGGAGCCAGAGGACTTCCTGGACGATCTAGATGATGAGGACTATGAGGAAGATACCCCCAAGCGCCGGGGCAAAGGCAAAGCCAAG GGCAAAGGGGTGAGCAGCGCCCGGAAGAAGCTGGACGCTTCTATCCTGGAGGACCGAGACAAACCCTATGCGTGTGACA TCTGTGGGAAGCGTTACAAGAACCGGCCGGGCCTCAGTTACCACTACGCTCACTCTCACCTGGCTGAGGAGGAGGGCGAAGACAAGGAGGACTCTCAGCCTCCCACCCCTGTGTCCCAGAGGTCTGAGGAGCAGAAAT CCAAAAAGGGTCCTGACGGACTGGCCCTCCCCAATAACTACTGTGACTTCTGCCTGGGTGACTCCAAGATCAACAAGAAGACGGGACAGCCTGAGGAGCTGGTATCCTGCTCAGACTGTGGCCGCTCAG GGCACCCATCCTGCCTCCAGTTCACCCCTGTCATGATGGCTGCTGTGAAGACCTACCGCTGGCAGTGTATCGAGTGTAAATGCTGTAACATCTGCGGCACCTCAGAGAACGAC GACCAGCTGCTCTTCTGTGACGATTGTGACCGTGGCTACCATATGTACTGTCTCACCCCCTCAATGTCGGAGCCACCTGAAG GGAGCTGGAGTTGCCATTTGTGTCTGGACCTGCTGAAGGAGAAGGCTTCCATCTACCAGAACCAGCACTCTTCTTGA